A genomic region of Runella rosea contains the following coding sequences:
- a CDS encoding ABC transporter permease: protein MLTNYFKIAWRNLMKNKTFSFINIAGLAIGLCCFMLIALYVTDELSYDRFHEKADRIYRIHSSIRFGGTDLNLAVTSDPMGATLKKDYPQVEQFVRFYASSGSRHIKKGNEYIVEERVAYADSTLFDVFTLPAIAGNTKTALDNPNTAVISESAAHKYFGTTNVVGKSIEVGLEDKTMYNITAVIKDIPVNSHFHFDFIFSMDNVDYRFGSYLSHNFQTYLLLREDTDYKAFEKKFDEYVVRYILPQAKQFMQVETMDEFKKAGNKLEYSLMPLTDIHLHSDLTAELGVNGNIQYVYIFSAVALFLLLIACINFMNLSTARSSNRAKEVGIRKVLGTERQTLIGQFIAESTLTSYLAFTFALLMTFILLPYFNDISAKTFSVFSLLQPSLLPFLLLLPFAVGLLAGYYPAFFLSSFRPIEVLKGKLNAGFKRSNLRNLLVTFQFVTSLVLVIGTIIVYQQLNYIQTKKLGFDKDQVLIINGTGALATNAEVFKNEIAQIAGVKSASFAGFLPVAGSSRNDNTFSKEAVMDMKNGFNMQVWRVDYEYVPTLGMEIIKGRNFSKSFGSDSSAVIINETTAKLLGYDDPIGKKIYTSSGPSVGLDMVYEIVGVVKNFHYESLRQTVGPLCMRLGNNNWSTAFKINTNDVPGLVSKVEAKWKKMAPDMPFSYQFLDQSFDQMYRAEQRVGKVALTFAILTILIACLGLFGLVTYMAEQRTKEIGIRKVLGASVPNIVSLLSAEFLVLVVIAVVIASPIAYFAMRQWLTEFAYRIEISWWMFLLAGVLAVVISLLTVSFQAIKAALMNPVKSLKSE, encoded by the coding sequence ATGCTGACAAACTATTTCAAAATCGCTTGGAGAAACTTGATGAAGAACAAGACTTTCTCATTCATCAACATTGCGGGTTTGGCCATTGGTCTGTGCTGTTTTATGCTGATTGCGCTCTACGTGACCGACGAACTAAGCTATGACCGTTTTCATGAAAAAGCCGACCGGATTTACCGCATTCACTCCAGTATCCGTTTTGGTGGCACTGATTTAAACCTCGCCGTCACCTCCGACCCGATGGGTGCAACGCTCAAAAAAGACTATCCGCAGGTAGAACAGTTCGTCCGTTTTTATGCGTCGAGCGGCTCAAGGCACATCAAAAAGGGCAATGAGTACATTGTGGAAGAACGTGTTGCCTATGCCGACTCAACGTTGTTTGATGTGTTTACGCTGCCAGCCATCGCCGGAAATACCAAAACGGCGCTCGATAACCCCAACACCGCCGTCATCAGCGAAAGCGCCGCCCATAAGTATTTTGGCACCACCAATGTCGTCGGAAAATCCATTGAGGTAGGTCTGGAAGATAAAACGATGTACAATATCACGGCGGTCATTAAGGACATTCCCGTCAATTCACATTTCCATTTTGACTTCATTTTCTCGATGGACAATGTTGATTATCGGTTCGGGAGTTATCTAAGCCACAATTTCCAAACGTACCTTTTGCTCCGAGAAGACACTGATTATAAGGCTTTTGAGAAAAAATTTGACGAATATGTAGTACGGTATATCCTCCCGCAGGCCAAACAATTTATGCAGGTTGAGACGATGGATGAATTTAAAAAAGCAGGCAACAAACTGGAATACAGCCTGATGCCACTAACCGACATTCACTTACATTCAGATCTTACGGCCGAACTGGGCGTTAATGGCAATATTCAATACGTGTACATTTTCTCGGCAGTAGCGTTGTTTTTGTTGCTCATTGCCTGCATCAATTTTATGAATTTGAGCACCGCCCGCTCCTCCAATCGCGCCAAAGAAGTGGGTATCCGAAAAGTGCTGGGCACCGAACGGCAAACACTCATCGGTCAGTTCATTGCCGAATCCACCCTGACGAGTTACCTAGCGTTTACCTTCGCCCTGCTTATGACGTTTATATTACTGCCTTATTTTAATGATATTTCGGCCAAGACTTTTTCGGTTTTCTCACTGCTTCAACCCAGTCTTTTGCCCTTTCTGCTTCTGTTACCTTTTGCGGTGGGGCTTTTAGCTGGTTATTACCCTGCTTTTTTCCTGTCATCGTTTCGGCCCATTGAAGTCCTGAAAGGCAAGCTCAATGCAGGTTTTAAGCGCAGCAATCTCCGCAATTTGCTCGTTACGTTTCAGTTTGTAACCTCGCTGGTTTTGGTCATCGGGACCATTATTGTTTACCAACAACTCAACTATATCCAAACCAAAAAACTGGGCTTTGATAAAGACCAAGTACTCATCATCAATGGCACAGGCGCCTTGGCTACCAACGCTGAAGTTTTCAAAAATGAAATAGCGCAAATAGCGGGCGTAAAAAGTGCTTCATTCGCGGGTTTTTTACCCGTTGCGGGCTCTTCTCGCAACGATAATACGTTTTCTAAAGAGGCCGTTATGGACATGAAAAACGGCTTTAATATGCAGGTTTGGAGGGTAGATTATGAGTACGTACCTACGCTGGGCATGGAAATCATCAAAGGCCGAAACTTCTCAAAATCATTCGGTTCAGATTCTTCGGCCGTGATTATCAACGAAACCACCGCCAAACTACTGGGCTACGACGATCCTATCGGCAAAAAAATATATACTTCAAGTGGCCCGTCTGTTGGTCTGGACATGGTGTACGAAATCGTGGGAGTAGTGAAAAACTTCCATTACGAATCGCTCCGCCAAACGGTCGGGCCTTTATGCATGCGTTTGGGCAACAACAATTGGTCTACGGCCTTCAAAATCAACACTAATGATGTACCAGGATTGGTGAGTAAAGTGGAGGCCAAATGGAAAAAAATGGCCCCTGACATGCCCTTCAGCTACCAATTTTTAGACCAATCATTTGACCAAATGTACCGCGCCGAGCAGCGCGTGGGCAAGGTAGCCCTCACCTTTGCTATTCTTACCATTTTGATTGCCTGTTTGGGGCTTTTTGGGCTGGTTACGTACATGGCTGAGCAACGCACCAAAGAAATCGGCATCCGCAAAGTATTGGGTGCGAGTGTCCCTAATATTGTGAGTTTACTCTCAGCAGAGTTTTTGGTGTTGGTCGTCATTGCGGTCGTTATTGCTTCACCCATCGCTTATTTTGCCATGCGCCAATGGCTGACGGAGTTTGCATACCGCATCGAAATCTCGTGGTGGATGTTTCTCCTTGCGGGAGTTTTAGCAGTGGTTATTTCCCTATTAACCGTCAGTTTTCAAGCCATCAAAGCAGCGTTAATGAATCCAGTTAAGTCGCTAAAATCGGAATAA
- a CDS encoding ABC transporter permease: MLKNYFKIAVRSLLKDKGYAALNILGLTIGLTFSLFLVFYITDELSYDRYHEKADRIYRVGAAIKEPERADKVAVTQFPLGPTLKKEFPEVEHAVRFVRNGDKTLFKKGDTQFFEDKVFFADSNLFDVFTYKFIAGDAKRALIAPNSLVLTRSVAEKYFQTTDNVVGKSLQGKKDTYNITAIIEDVPQNSHLRFNALISASSLGKDFGNNWGNFGFYTYALLTKNSDYKSFEKKLVPMYEKYMASIFSPYNVKINYVVQPIVDIHLRSDLNNEPEELGTMSYIYTFSAVALFMILIACINYMNLTTARSARRAKEIGIRKVSGSLQRHLIAQFLTESTVITLASLILSLLLIAVLLPVFNDISGKTFTFGTIFQPITLISILTIVVVVGLLGGSYPAFYLAKFNPLVVLKGNLAKASSNAPLRQTLVILQFTISMVMLISTWVVYDQLNFMKNKDLGYSKDQVLVINMPPINRDGRNEIKLMKSEFLKNPKVLSASSSWYTPNSNGQSFNLMEIEGKTGFVNLGVEVYGVDPHYLQTLGIQLSKGRNFTELDRADSLRRMIVNEALIKKMGWADALGKKIRFAGDTANLAEVVGVFKDFHQKSLYNPIEPLILMYRENNGSVQAKISPNDIPGTLAHLEKSYKKVFPQHSFQYNFLDQDFQSQFAADQKRGTIFTAFSSLTVLIACLGLLGLVAFTTEQRRKEISVRKVMGAETGHIVTLISKGFIYLVGLSCLIAFPIAWYFMNQWLEPFPYKTDISPVTFLLSAGLVLLITLLTVSFHTVKAALMNPVKSLKSE, from the coding sequence ATGTTAAAGAACTATTTTAAAATCGCCGTACGAAGCCTTTTGAAGGACAAAGGCTACGCCGCCCTCAACATCTTGGGCCTCACCATTGGGCTGACTTTCAGCCTATTTTTGGTTTTTTACATCACCGACGAACTCAGTTACGACCGTTACCACGAAAAAGCCGACCGTATTTATCGCGTGGGAGCCGCTATCAAAGAACCCGAGCGGGCAGACAAAGTCGCCGTTACACAATTTCCGTTAGGGCCTACCCTCAAAAAAGAATTCCCTGAGGTAGAGCACGCGGTTCGTTTTGTGAGAAATGGCGATAAAACGTTATTTAAGAAAGGCGATACGCAATTTTTTGAAGACAAGGTTTTCTTTGCCGACAGCAATCTATTCGATGTATTTACGTACAAATTCATTGCTGGCGATGCCAAAAGAGCGCTTATTGCTCCCAACTCGCTCGTGCTAACAAGGTCAGTGGCTGAAAAGTACTTCCAAACAACCGACAATGTGGTAGGGAAATCATTGCAAGGAAAAAAGGACACTTACAACATCACCGCCATTATCGAAGATGTACCGCAAAATTCGCATCTACGATTTAACGCGCTAATTTCTGCCTCAAGTTTGGGAAAAGACTTTGGCAATAACTGGGGCAATTTTGGGTTTTACACTTACGCTTTACTCACCAAAAACAGTGATTATAAGTCATTTGAGAAAAAATTAGTGCCGATGTACGAAAAATACATGGCCTCTATTTTTTCTCCTTATAATGTCAAAATAAACTACGTTGTTCAGCCCATTGTTGATATTCACCTGCGCTCAGACCTCAACAATGAGCCAGAAGAACTGGGCACTATGTCGTATATTTATACCTTTTCGGCGGTGGCGCTGTTCATGATTTTGATTGCCTGTATCAATTACATGAACCTCACAACGGCACGCTCCGCACGACGGGCCAAGGAAATCGGCATTCGAAAAGTATCGGGGTCATTGCAGCGGCACTTGATTGCGCAGTTTTTGACCGAATCGACCGTGATTACGCTTGCCTCACTTATTTTAAGCCTTCTTTTGATTGCCGTATTGTTGCCTGTTTTCAATGATATTTCGGGCAAAACGTTCACGTTCGGCACCATTTTTCAGCCCATTACCCTCATCAGTATCTTGACCATTGTGGTGGTCGTGGGCCTATTGGGAGGCAGTTATCCAGCGTTTTATTTGGCCAAATTCAATCCCTTGGTGGTGCTAAAAGGCAACCTAGCCAAAGCATCTAGCAATGCCCCTTTGCGGCAGACCTTGGTGATACTCCAGTTTACCATTTCGATGGTAATGCTCATCAGCACGTGGGTGGTATATGACCAACTCAACTTTATGAAAAACAAAGACTTGGGCTACAGCAAAGACCAAGTGTTGGTGATAAACATGCCGCCCATCAACCGCGACGGCCGCAACGAAATCAAGTTGATGAAATCAGAGTTTCTGAAAAATCCGAAGGTACTTTCGGCGAGTTCGTCGTGGTATACACCCAACAGCAACGGCCAGAGTTTCAATTTGATGGAAATCGAAGGAAAAACAGGCTTTGTCAACTTGGGCGTTGAAGTGTATGGTGTTGACCCTCATTATTTACAAACATTGGGCATTCAACTCTCCAAAGGACGCAATTTCACCGAATTAGACCGAGCCGATTCGCTGCGTCGTATGATTGTCAACGAAGCCCTCATCAAAAAAATGGGTTGGGCCGATGCGTTGGGAAAGAAAATTCGTTTCGCGGGCGATACTGCCAACTTAGCGGAAGTGGTAGGCGTATTCAAAGATTTTCACCAAAAATCGCTTTACAATCCTATCGAACCGCTCATTTTGATGTACCGTGAAAATAATGGCTCTGTACAAGCCAAAATCAGCCCTAACGACATTCCCGGCACATTGGCTCATTTGGAGAAGTCTTACAAAAAGGTATTCCCGCAGCATTCGTTTCAGTATAATTTTCTGGACCAAGATTTTCAATCGCAATTTGCCGCCGATCAAAAACGCGGCACCATTTTCACCGCCTTTTCATCACTGACAGTGCTAATTGCCTGTTTAGGGCTATTGGGCTTAGTGGCTTTCACAACTGAGCAACGCCGCAAAGAAATCAGCGTTCGTAAAGTGATGGGTGCCGAAACTGGACACATCGTTACACTGATTTCCAAAGGGTTTATTTATTTAGTAGGTCTTTCCTGCCTGATTGCATTTCCAATTGCGTGGTATTTTATGAATCAATGGCTTGAACCGTTTCCGTACAAAACCGACATCAGTCCCGTTACTTTTCTGCTTTCTGCGGGCTTGGTATTGCTGATTACTTTATTGACGGTCAGTTTTCATACCGTCAAAGCCGCGCTGATGAATCCAGTAAAATCATTGAAATCGGAGTAA
- a CDS encoding ABC transporter permease translates to MLKNYFKIALRNLLKNKTNTFINITGLSIGMTCCMLIVLYVADELNFDRFWPQGERIYRMALERKYPDRSTKYAIIPASYAQSVRKEIPEIEQSIRVFNFNGEGATLLRHNNKTLEERAFLFADSAFFQVFQIPLIEGAPTKVLSRPNTVVLTQRTARRLFGTVSPIGKFVELVQGPKLEISGVCEDVPTNAHFTFDFLTSTVNLQPADQINHISFSAYTYLLLKPHTQATAVEAKFPKVVEKYAAGEVERNFGVSYKDYVKSGNGYFYFLQPIRNIHLDSNIEAELQPNGSRTLVYLFSVIALFILLIACINFMNLATARSSERAREVGIRKAMGSTKAQLAAQFLTESVLLSVFSFLVSVGLVALFLPSFNNLAGKQLALSYFFNWSLLPFLPALAIFVGLLAGSYPAGVLSAFEPIKVLKGKFLSTRQGYWLRNGLVVFQFSISIILIIGTIIVYSQLNYLQEKELGFTKESIIKLQGVGFLGNKTETFKREVEQISGVESVGGTSSTPGEKQGFFGITFRKNGDNESVTGRGTLVDEQYLQTMCMTMLAGRPFERTFNDSVSVILNEEAVTKLGLTDPIGKQIISPDNFAQQDGPPVFYTIVGVVKNFHFSSLHEKIVPLFILNDRLIRRFNNEIVVRVKSQEAKPLVSQIESIWKRYQPDQPFHYSFLDSDWNALYQSEQVSQRIFGVFSLLAIFIACMGLLGLAIYVIQQRTKEIGIRKVLGASVLSITTLLSKDFIKLVLIAIVIASPIAWYAVDRWLQNFAYRIDIEWWVFVAAGVLSMGIAVLTVSFQSIKAALMNPVKSLKSE, encoded by the coding sequence ATGCTAAAAAACTACTTCAAAATCGCGCTTCGTAATCTGTTGAAAAACAAAACGAATACGTTCATAAACATTACGGGGCTGTCCATCGGTATGACCTGTTGTATGCTGATTGTGCTGTACGTAGCCGACGAACTGAATTTTGACCGTTTTTGGCCGCAGGGCGAGCGCATCTACCGCATGGCTTTGGAACGAAAATACCCCGACCGCAGCACCAAATACGCCATCATACCCGCGTCTTATGCGCAGTCGGTTCGCAAGGAAATCCCCGAAATAGAGCAATCGATTCGCGTCTTTAATTTTAATGGAGAAGGCGCCACGCTGCTGCGTCATAACAACAAAACCCTCGAAGAGCGCGCTTTTCTTTTTGCCGATTCGGCCTTTTTTCAAGTATTTCAAATTCCGCTAATCGAAGGTGCACCGACCAAAGTACTATCTCGGCCCAATACGGTCGTGTTAACCCAACGTACCGCCCGACGTTTATTCGGCACAGTGAGTCCCATCGGCAAATTCGTCGAACTCGTTCAGGGGCCGAAACTAGAAATCTCTGGTGTTTGCGAAGATGTGCCAACCAATGCGCATTTTACCTTTGATTTTCTGACTTCTACGGTCAACTTACAACCCGCTGACCAAATTAACCACATTAGTTTTTCAGCCTACACATATCTATTATTGAAACCGCATACACAGGCCACTGCCGTAGAAGCGAAGTTTCCAAAGGTGGTCGAAAAATACGCCGCTGGGGAAGTAGAGCGCAATTTCGGGGTTTCGTACAAAGATTACGTCAAATCTGGAAACGGCTATTTCTATTTCTTACAACCCATCCGCAACATTCATCTTGACTCCAACATAGAAGCAGAACTACAACCCAACGGTAGCCGCACGCTGGTTTATTTATTTTCGGTCATCGCGCTGTTTATTTTGCTGATTGCGTGCATCAATTTCATGAATCTAGCCACTGCCCGCTCATCTGAGCGCGCCCGCGAAGTAGGCATTCGTAAAGCCATGGGCTCCACGAAAGCGCAGTTGGCGGCACAGTTTTTGACCGAATCAGTTTTGCTGAGTGTGTTCAGTTTCTTGGTTTCCGTTGGTTTGGTGGCGTTGTTTCTTCCTTCTTTCAACAATCTGGCAGGCAAGCAATTGGCTCTTAGCTATTTTTTCAATTGGTCTTTATTACCATTCTTACCAGCTTTGGCCATTTTTGTGGGTTTGCTGGCGGGAAGTTACCCAGCGGGTGTGCTTTCAGCGTTTGAGCCTATTAAGGTGTTGAAAGGCAAATTTTTATCTACTCGTCAAGGCTATTGGCTGCGCAATGGCCTGGTGGTTTTTCAGTTTTCCATTTCCATCATTCTCATTATCGGCACCATCATCGTGTACAGTCAGCTGAACTATTTGCAGGAAAAGGAACTCGGTTTTACCAAAGAATCCATCATTAAATTACAAGGCGTTGGTTTTCTAGGGAACAAAACCGAAACCTTTAAGCGGGAAGTGGAGCAGATTTCGGGAGTAGAAAGTGTAGGAGGAACTTCGTCAACGCCTGGCGAAAAACAAGGATTTTTCGGAATTACCTTCCGTAAAAACGGCGATAATGAAAGCGTGACTGGACGCGGGACGCTCGTGGATGAGCAATACCTGCAAACCATGTGCATGACCATGCTGGCTGGCAGACCCTTTGAGCGTACGTTCAACGACTCCGTATCGGTCATTCTCAACGAAGAAGCCGTCACTAAACTAGGCCTAACCGACCCCATAGGCAAGCAAATCATCAGTCCCGACAATTTTGCACAACAGGACGGCCCACCCGTTTTTTATACGATAGTGGGTGTGGTTAAAAACTTCCATTTCAGTTCATTGCACGAAAAAATCGTCCCTTTGTTTATCCTTAACGACCGCTTAATCAGGCGGTTTAACAACGAAATCGTGGTGCGGGTCAAGTCGCAGGAAGCCAAGCCGTTGGTCAGTCAAATAGAAAGTATCTGGAAACGCTACCAGCCCGACCAGCCATTTCATTATTCCTTTTTAGATTCCGATTGGAATGCCCTGTACCAATCGGAGCAGGTATCGCAACGTATTTTCGGGGTGTTTTCGTTATTGGCCATTTTCATTGCCTGCATGGGTTTGCTGGGCTTGGCTATCTACGTGATTCAGCAGCGCACCAAAGAAATAGGTATTCGAAAAGTGCTGGGTGCTTCGGTGTTGAGTATCACAACGCTGCTCTCTAAAGATTTCATCAAGTTGGTACTGATTGCGATAGTCATCGCTTCTCCCATTGCGTGGTACGCCGTGGATAGATGGCTGCAAAACTTTGCCTACCGCATCGACATCGAATGGTGGGTATTTGTGGCGGCAGGTGTGTTGTCGATGGGAATCGCCGTTTTGACCGTGAGTTTTCAGAGTATCAAAGCCGCGTTGATGAATCCCGTGAAGTCATTAAAATCAGAATAG
- a CDS encoding outer membrane protein assembly factor BamB family protein, which translates to MQKIFLFLLLACAGNTFSQSTDFEKLPSPAWQFKAGPIISSPVIDGDWVYFGSLDRRLYAIETKTGILKWEYPTSGVIRSSVCLENDNLFFYSGNGVLYCLNKKSGKQNWKFQTATGYLGDRHNDFADYYHSSPIVQNGIVYFGSGDGYVYALKSNNGELIWNYKTDDVVHTKPFLHNNRLFIGSFDGYLYALNAQTGALHWKFKSTGQRYFPKGEIMGNPVVAKGLVLVGSRDFNFYAIDENSGYCHWTKTFPRGWALPVTPNDSVIYLGTSDDRQLFAVDIASGKVHWKADANFNIFGGTALGKTMGYFGTLKGQLVGIELKTGAVKWTFTNNASRAHQAKYFKENGDYRDDIGQLLPFPEDQLTMYQQLGAIFSTPALFDDLLVVTCFDGTVYALKK; encoded by the coding sequence ATGCAGAAAATCTTCCTTTTTCTTCTACTTGCGTGTGCAGGAAATACCTTCTCACAATCTACTGATTTTGAAAAACTTCCTTCTCCAGCTTGGCAATTCAAAGCCGGACCCATTATTTCTTCGCCTGTCATAGATGGAGATTGGGTCTACTTTGGCAGCCTCGACCGACGCCTGTATGCTATTGAAACAAAGACTGGTATCTTAAAATGGGAATACCCGACCTCCGGCGTGATTCGCTCTTCCGTTTGCCTCGAAAATGACAACCTATTTTTCTACAGCGGCAACGGCGTTTTGTACTGTTTAAACAAAAAGTCGGGGAAACAAAACTGGAAGTTTCAAACTGCAACGGGCTACTTAGGAGACCGCCACAACGACTTTGCCGACTATTACCATTCCTCGCCCATCGTTCAAAATGGCATCGTTTATTTTGGTTCGGGCGATGGCTATGTTTACGCCCTCAAAAGCAACAATGGCGAATTGATTTGGAACTACAAAACCGATGACGTCGTGCATACCAAACCGTTCCTGCACAATAATCGACTTTTTATTGGCTCTTTTGATGGCTATTTATACGCCCTGAATGCCCAAACTGGGGCGCTTCACTGGAAGTTCAAATCAACGGGACAACGTTATTTTCCTAAGGGGGAAATCATGGGCAACCCTGTGGTCGCGAAGGGCTTGGTATTGGTTGGCTCCCGCGATTTTAACTTTTACGCCATTGATGAAAACAGTGGGTATTGCCATTGGACAAAAACCTTCCCGCGTGGTTGGGCGCTGCCAGTTACGCCCAATGATTCAGTGATTTACCTCGGCACATCCGATGACCGACAGCTGTTTGCCGTTGACATTGCTTCGGGTAAAGTTCATTGGAAAGCAGATGCGAATTTTAATATTTTCGGAGGAACGGCTTTGGGAAAAACAATGGGTTATTTCGGCACATTGAAAGGCCAATTAGTTGGGATAGAACTGAAAACAGGGGCGGTTAAATGGACTTTTACCAACAACGCCTCACGTGCCCATCAAGCCAAGTATTTCAAAGAAAACGGCGATTACCGCGACGACATCGGGCAGCTGTTACCCTTTCCCGAAGACCAATTAACAATGTATCAACAATTGGGTGCCATTTTTTCCACTCCTGCACTGTTCGACGATTTATTGGTCGTTACCTGCTTTGACGGGACCGTTTATGCGCTAAAAAAATAG
- a CDS encoding PA14 domain-containing protein: MKTILFLSLALLAMQLRAQHGLQGEYYNGQNFERKVFTRVDPQINFSWRGRNPGPNMDNSYYSVRWTGKLHPPTTGVYQFSAKVDDGVRIWVGGKLIMDAWGLHDSGSFRGNVKLEGGKFYDLKIEYFNAMLEGEVQIYWQMPNALEPQPIQTSFLYKAGASIPKPVVVPDKPETDLPPIVVKSTLKPSPKTSKSPTSLPLKREVNTPPIKTPELPKDAVEKVGFPPEKGQPMVLNNVTFEQSSYNLLPSSYPELDKLADYLTKNPNLTVEIVGHTDNVGDPRLNLALSENRAKVVRHYIIEKGIAEDRITAQGYGGTRPLTSNANETERAQNRRVELILR, encoded by the coding sequence ATGAAAACGATATTATTTTTAAGCCTTGCCTTGCTGGCAATGCAACTACGGGCGCAGCACGGCTTGCAAGGAGAGTACTACAATGGACAAAATTTTGAACGCAAGGTATTTACCCGCGTCGATCCTCAGATCAATTTTTCGTGGCGTGGCCGCAATCCTGGGCCTAACATGGACAACAGTTATTATTCCGTACGGTGGACGGGCAAATTACATCCTCCCACCACGGGCGTGTATCAGTTTTCGGCCAAAGTAGATGATGGCGTTCGAATATGGGTCGGCGGAAAACTAATCATGGACGCGTGGGGCTTGCACGATTCGGGCAGTTTTCGGGGAAATGTAAAACTTGAAGGAGGAAAATTCTATGATTTAAAAATCGAATACTTCAACGCGATGCTGGAAGGCGAAGTGCAGATTTATTGGCAAATGCCCAATGCGTTGGAACCGCAACCTATCCAAACCAGCTTTTTATACAAAGCTGGAGCATCGATTCCAAAACCCGTTGTCGTCCCCGATAAACCAGAAACAGATTTGCCCCCTATTGTGGTTAAATCAACGCTGAAACCAAGCCCTAAAACCTCTAAATCACCCACTTCTTTGCCCCTAAAAAGGGAGGTCAATACGCCCCCCATCAAAACCCCTGAGCTACCCAAAGACGCTGTTGAGAAAGTGGGTTTCCCCCCCGAAAAAGGGCAGCCAATGGTTTTGAACAACGTTACTTTTGAGCAGAGTAGCTACAATCTACTTCCAAGTTCTTATCCAGAATTGGATAAATTGGCTGATTATTTAACTAAGAATCCTAACCTGACGGTAGAAATTGTCGGCCACACCGACAACGTCGGCGACCCACGCCTGAATCTGGCCTTGTCTGAAAATCGCGCCAAGGTAGTTCGTCATTATATTATTGAAAAAGGAATTGCAGAAGATCGAATTACGGCTCAAGGTTACGGCGGCACGCGGCCGCTCACGTCCAATGCCAATGAAACGGAGCGTGCCCAAAACCGCCGCGTCGAATTGATTCTTCGATAG